The DNA sequence GCCCAGTCGAGCACTGCGAAGAGATACACAAAGCCCCGGCGCATCGGAATATAGGTGCTATCGGCGGCCCAGACCTGATTGGGGCGTGCGGTCGCGCAAGAGATAGGGAGAAACCTGCTGGGCCGGATGTCGCTGACTGAGATGTGGTTTTTGATACAGGGCCTCAATCCCCATGCGGCGCATCAGAGTGGCCACCTGGCGTCGACCAATGGCGCGGCCCTCTTGCCTGAGGAGCTCGTGGTCGAGCGGGCCAGCTTCAGGAGTTGGCCTTGCCGCACGACTGGCAAGAGATGCGTGCGATCGATCATCGCTTTGCGCTCAGCAAGCCGGCCTTGGTGAGCGCCCCTTCTAAACGATCATTCTCCAACGCCAGTTGGCCGATCTTCGCATGCAGGGTCTTGAGATCCGGCGTCTCTGAGGGAGCCTTCGTTCCGCCGAACACGTCTGCGGCTCGCGCCAACAACTGCTGCTTCCATTCGGTGATCTGAGTGGGGTGGACGCTGAATTGTTCAGCCAATTCAGCCAGCGTCTTATCACCTTTGACGGCTGCCAAGGCCCCCTGCGCCTTGAAGGTCGCTCCGTGATTCCGTCTCGTTCGCTTCATCGCCTCGCTCCTTTGGTACGCCACCGCGCGGTGGCGTTTGTGAAGCCAGGCTACCACTTAGCATACTGTCCGATTTTCAAGATCCCCCTCTCTATACAGGGTGCGATCGTAGTCCCATGACCTGGGCGGTTGTCTTTAGGAGGCACCACCGGGACATATCCAAGTTCCACGGCCAGCTGTCGTGTCTCATCGCCTTCATACGCTCGATCCATTAACAAGGGGATCGGGCGCGGCCGTTTCCTGAAGCGATGCAGCAGCTTGCGCCCCTCAGGGATATCGTGGGCCTGGCCTGGGGACAGGGGAAATGTCAGGGCCGTGCGAACATTCGCGGCAACCAGATGAATCTTGGTGGTCCATCCGCCGCGGGATCGGCCAAGGGCTTGCGGGCCGTTTTTTTTAACACCCCCGTCCCATCTGGATGGACCTTGACGATCGTACTGTCCAACGCGACGGCCTCGATCTTCACACGAATGATCTGCGCCTGTTGCAACTGGGTAAAGACCCGATCCAGCACGCCGCTCTTTGCCCACCGGTTCATGCGTGTATAGATCGTGTGCCAGTTCCCAAACTGCTTGGGGAGGCCACGTCATTTGCAACCTTGCTCAGCGACGTACAAGATCGCGTTTAGGACCTGCAGATTGTCGAGCGTGACGTTGCCGCGTGGAGTCGGCAAGCATCGCTTGATGTGACGATGCTGTACCTCGGTAAGTTCCATAGGCGCAGTATTGAATAAACAGAGTCAGTAGTGTTAACAGGCCCTAGGAAGAATGTTTGAACGTGCATCAGTTCGTCTCATTTGGCGGAGCGCAGACGATTATTGAAAAATGCGCGTGGACTACAATACTCGTCGTCCCCAAGCTCACCCGGACACCAGACTCTGAGCGAGTTCGTCGGTCAACGTCAGGGAAACAGAACGCAGAAGAAGCCCTTTGCTCGATTAAGAGCTGTCCCGAAACGGGGGCAACGTCGAGAAGCTCGAAGTTATCCTTTGAACTGTCTCCTTGAGAGGGAGCTTATGTGTAGAGGGGCGGATATGAGATTTGCCAGAAGCCACTGCTGCGCTCAGGTCAATGTCGGGGACAGGATCCTAGGAGCGATAGAGTCCACGCAGAGCATGGAAGGGGCCATCCAATTCTGCCTCCAATATGACTCCTGGCGCATTGGGAAGTCCGATCCTGGATAATGAGAACTGATCGTTCACTCCAATTTGATTGACGCGCAAACTATGGTGAGATTGGAAGACACACCGAAATCCCACAGAGACTGCCATCTTCACAAGGTCAGGGGTATATGAGCCAGCCGGGAAAACAAAGGGGGGACGTGCAATTCCACAACGATGTTGGATTTCGTGAAGAGAGGTTTCCATCTCCCATCGGGCTTCTTCTGGAGATAGCAGGGCCATCCAGGGATGTGAAAACGAATGCGCTCCGAATTCAATTCCTCCTTTTTGCATCGTCTCGACCTGATCCCAGGACAACATTCGCTCCCGCGGGATTTCTACCTGAAGTAATCGAGACAGTTCCGCAATGCTCTGCTCTCGCTCAACACGAGGCATAGGCCCAAGAGCTTTCCTGACAGTGATTCTTGCGGTATTTCGGTCCATTGGTGATTTTAGTGTAACAGGTATTTCCCTGGTGGTTCGGTGACACAGACTGTCAACTTTTGTTTCTTGAAACAGGTAGCCAACCGTTTGAGGCCAAGGCAAGTTACCACTAGACACACAACCAGTCGCCAGAAACACGGTCGCTGGAACATGGTACTGCTGAAGAATGGGGTATGCATTCGTGAAATTATCACGGAATCCATCATCGAAAGTAATGACAACAGAATTAGATGGAATTGATTGGTGTCGTTCGTAACAATCAAGAAGTTGACTAAGAGGAAGGAAATGATAGTGCCGACTGAGGTAATCAAGATGCTCGGTTAGCCAGGAAGGCCTTAACCCCGGAAGACATCCTTCCTCGTCGTCTGCCACCCGATGTCCATAAAGGATCATGGCACCATTTTTCGGACAGAACTTTCGACTTAACCTAGCTACTCCCATGCCCACAATGACCTGACTCAATCCCATCCGACTCAACTCTTTCAAACTCACACAGCCCTCCAAATGACGGGGTCCCACATCGGGATACGATTAGGTAACAAATTTTCTCATTCGCACAGGCATTCGTAAGAATCTCCAGGCTCACAAATCCACTGTAGTGCTCCCCTAAAATCAAGCCACCTGGGTTGACTGTTGCGCGCGGAATTGGACGGGACTCCGGTACCCGAGCGCTTGATGTGGCCGCTCCTGGTTGTACCACTGGAGCCACTGTCAAATAACCTGTCGCGCCTCCTCGAATGTCTGAAAGATATGTTGCCAGACACACTCCTCCTTGAGACTGCAAAAGAACCGCTCGATGAGCCCATTCTGTTCCGGTGTATCGGGCGTGATAAATTCCTGCTCCAATCGATAGTCGCGACAGGCTTGCCGAAAGCGCCGACTCTGAAAGATGAGCCCATTGTCGCTGCGGAGGACCGGCGCGTTCGCAGGCCGGAGGGTGCCGAAGCGCTGCAGACCGACGGCTTCAACCGCCCGTTCCGCCTCCTTCGCTCGACTGATCATGACAGTCGATCACCGCCGTGAGATACGCCCCGCCATCCTGTCCACAGGGGATGTGCGTCACATCCATCGCCCATCGTTCGTTGCTGCGACTCGCCCGACTGGTCCAGCCTTGCACGCGAGGGCGTGGGGTGCCGATGCGTGGAGGCACCCACCACCCCTGCTGCTTCAGTCCACGATAGACCGCCTTCCGATTGATCATGATGCCATCTCGGAATCGCCACTGCACTCACAACCGACGATAGCCAAACGTCGGATATTGCTGCATCCACTCCCGCAGCCGCGCCAGCCACGGCGGCTTCGTGCGGCCTCGACATCGTCCTGTGCCGGTGGCTCGGTGCAAGCGGGCTCGGTTCACACGGAGCACCTGGCAGCTCCGTCGCTCAGAGACGCCCGACACGCTGGCTCTCACGCGTCGAACGTCTTCCGGTCCACAGGGTAGGGTTTCCACGCCTCCCGTACGATGTCGTTGTCGAGGACCAGATCGCCGATCTTCTGTTTTAACTTCTTGATCTGCTCGTCTTTGAGCGCCTCTTCGTCCCGTGGCCGAGTCCGAAGCGCGTTCTCGGCCCCCACGAGAAACTTCTCCCGCCAGTCTTCGATCTCCGCCACGGTCAGGCCATGTTGCCGAGCCGCTTCGGCCACCGAGGTCTCGCCTTTCAGGATCCTGACGACCAGCGCTACCCGACGTTTGGCCGTCCATCGTTCAATCGGTTCGATTGCGTCTACCATCTCGTCACCTCCTCGGTCCGCCCAGTGAAGGTGGTCTCAATTTCAAGGGGAGCAGGATACCACTCGAAGTTCCTGACCTAGATCATCAGTAGTGGACGCCTTGAATGGCAGTCTCACGCCGCCGGCTATTGACGGGCACCTGTTGGGCAACGCGGCGAGCGGACGATTCCAGAGCCGAGAGTACCACCGCAGATGGTTATAGATGATCTCGATGCACTCCGAGATCTCGCGCCGAGCCTACTCACGAGTTTCGTTGATGATGCACCAACTCATTCTTGAGCGTCCCCCCAGAAGCTCTTCATCGGCGCGTTGTCATAGCAGTTGCCCTTTCGACTCATGGACGGGGTCAGCCCCAACTGCCTCAGCTTCGCAGGATAGCCATGGGCACATATGGAGACCTGTCATCGGAATGATGAATGAACCCCGGTGCTGACATCTGGTGGCGATGGCCTTCATAAGCGCACACCGCACCACTTCCATCACTTCATGGCTAATCCCTCCTTGGTGGAATCAGCCACAGTCTACTCAGCTCACACGACCTGTGTCTTAGATGGGGCAGTATAATCGATCACCCCCTGAGTCGTTCCCAATGTAAATCAGAAAAACAAGGACCTTGTGTAGCCTCGCTGAACTTAATGTCATTATGTTCCGCGTTCCACTCCATAATCCTCACCCTCTGCTTATCATCAAGAGTAACATCCCACCCGATACATCGCGTGTACGGAACCCTCTTATGGAGAGCAGTAACGAGCTTAAGACAATTATTGTAAGCGGGAATGAACTTTCCCTGAAACTTCACCTTGCTTGTAGGATGAGCATCAATCTCTAACCAATTTGTCGTGAACCCAACATTATTAAAGGCTCCACTTTTTATGTCAATCGGTATTCTTATATGACTCTTAGATTGAACATGAGTATCAGTGCCGCTACCCAATCTAAGGTAACAAGCTCTAAGCGAAGTGGTTCCGTCGTCCTCAATAATAGTCGTCATCCTCAGTGTAGCGACAGACTCCTTCGTGAACTCCTGAAAAACCTCGTGTTGATTAATAAAACTCTGAAACAATCCATTACCGAGTTTATAGATCCTACTCGGGTCAAAAGACTCCCTATCGAAAAAGAAGATCGCTCTCCCTCGTGACGAGTTATTGGATTTAAATACGATTCTATTTTGATTGGCAAAAAGCTTATCTTTAAGAGAATCAGGAGGAAGTACCCTATATTCGGTATCAAAGAACACACCGTTAGAGTACGAAAGGATGTCAGGAAAGCTGTGACTCGCGAAGATCATAGAGTTCAACGGCTTTAGATTCGATACTTTTCCGTAATCGCCTTTCAGCTTGGGGACTACAACAGAACCATAATAGTTGTCCGGTATCCACCCCTCCTTAAAACGTCCTGCAATAGCAGAATAAACATACAGCCATGCTGCAAAGCGACGGTGCCCAAGGACATCTATCGCATACTCATCGCAATGCTTAACAATATATCGAGATAAGGGGCCTTTTACGCCCTCCACGCTCTTCAGTATTCTATTAGCTGCCGTCAGATGATCGTGATGATAGCGATAACTTAATAGTGACCTCACGGCAAATCCAACCAAAGACTCAAGGTTGATTGGCATCAGAATACACTCACTACAAATCTGTTAGGGGTGGCGAGTGAGTAGCCGTGTTTAGAGCGCTGGATCTTCAAGATTCTATTTATCCAGCTTGTGACAAGACTTCTCAGGATGCCGTTGGCCATCAGGCGGTCGCGCATCATCTCCCCCTGTGTATTCGTAGGCGCCAATATCAAAAGCGCATCCTTGGGGTCGGAGAATACCGTCGAATGCTTTTTTCGTTATGGCAAGGGACAGACCTGCGTCAATAGCCGGGCTTCCAGCAGTTAAGGAAAAATTTGGCCAGGCCGGAAGTGTGGCTGGAGCATTGACGAATCGTGGGTTCATTGTATTTATGATGTTACCGGATTGTGTGTAATGAACCCACTCAAGAGCTCCCTTTCCAAACGCAAGCACGCCACCAGATCCACTCGCATAAAAGATGTTGTTCCTAATTCTGGCTCCAGTACAAGTGGTGGAAGTGAAGTGCACTCCTTGTGTCGCATCCGAATTTGTGGCTGCATTCTCATAGAAAATGTTGTTCTCAATCCGTGCGTTGTTACAGGAAAAGCCCCACACAACCAGGCCAGCCCCTCTGCGGTTGTAGGCGAGTGTGTTGTTGGCAATCAGCCAATTCTCTGATACTGCGTATTCCGGCCCTGGGTCAGTGGTAGGGTTGTACGTTGAGCTTGCCGTGGACCCATTGAGTTGAATGCCGAAAGTCAGGTTATCGTAAATGATGTTATTCGTGACTGTGACGGCTGTCCCATGGAAATAGATGCCATGGCCTCCCGGCCGACAGGGAGATGTGCCAGCCTCACACCCCTCAATATTGGCATTGTGGTTGATGATGTTCCGATCAAACAGCACCCTGGTACCATTCCCAAGAATTCCGCTTCCAGGTTTACTGTGGTGAATCCAATTTCGCTGAATGGTGAGGTCATGACCGCTGATGATCTTGATCCCCTCGTAGCAATTCCGGATCTCAAACCCCTCAACTGTGATCCAGCCCATGGGATTTAAAGGACCAGACGGATGTTCTATAAGAATCCTATGAAGTTTTGACGCGTCAATACAATCGATGATTGGCGATTCGCCCGGAGCATTGCGAAGCTTAATGGGCGCCAACTGGGTACCAGACTTTCCGAAGCGGATGATCTCTTCTTTGTAGGTTCCACCCCGGACATAGGTCGTATCCCCTGCGACCATGATAGCGACCGCATAGGCGACCGTCCGCCACGGTTGTGTTTCTGTGCCAGGATTGCTGTCACTGCCGGTCATGGCGACATAGTAGGTCGCTGCAGGAGCAGCAATGGTCGGCAGGGGGGCACCAGCAAACTCACCAGTACATGTGAACATGCAGGCACTGATACATGCAAGCATGCAAGCACTGAA is a window from the Candidatus Nitrospira nitrificans genome containing:
- a CDS encoding transposase produces the protein MVDAIEPIERWTAKRRVALVVRILKGETSVAEAARQHGLTVAEIEDWREKFLVGAENALRTRPRDEEALKDEQIKKLKQKIGDLVLDNDIVREAWKPYPVDRKTFDA
- a CDS encoding sugar-transfer associated ATP-grasp domain-containing protein, whose translation is MPINLESLVGFAVRSLLSYRYHHDHLTAANRILKSVEGVKGPLSRYIVKHCDEYAIDVLGHRRFAAWLYVYSAIAGRFKEGWIPDNYYGSVVVPKLKGDYGKVSNLKPLNSMIFASHSFPDILSYSNGVFFDTEYRVLPPDSLKDKLFANQNRIVFKSNNSSRGRAIFFFDRESFDPSRIYKLGNGLFQSFINQHEVFQEFTKESVATLRMTTIIEDDGTTSLRACYLRLGSGTDTHVQSKSHIRIPIDIKSGAFNNVGFTTNWLEIDAHPTSKVKFQGKFIPAYNNCLKLVTALHKRVPYTRCIGWDVTLDDKQRVRIMEWNAEHNDIKFSEATQGPCFSDLHWERLRG
- a CDS encoding right-handed parallel beta-helix repeat-containing protein, with amino-acid sequence MFTCTGEFAGAPLPTIAAPAATYYVAMTGSDSNPGTETQPWRTVAYAVAIMVAGDTTYVRGGTYKEEIIRFGKSGTQLAPIKLRNAPGESPIIDCIDASKLHRILIEHPSGPLNPMGWITVEGFEIRNCYEGIKIISGHDLTIQRNWIHHSKPGSGILGNGTRVLFDRNIINHNANIEGCEAGTSPCRPGGHGIYFHGTAVTVTNNIIYDNLTFGIQLNGSTASSTYNPTTDPGPEYAVSENWLIANNTLAYNRRGAGLVVWGFSCNNARIENNIFYENAATNSDATQGVHFTSTTCTGARIRNNIFYASGSGGVLAFGKGALEWVHYTQSGNIINTMNPRFVNAPATLPAWPNFSLTAGSPAIDAGLSLAITKKAFDGILRPQGCAFDIGAYEYTGGDDARPPDGQRHPEKSCHKLDK
- a CDS encoding polysaccharide deacetylase family protein → MSLKELSRMGLSQVIVGMGVARLSRKFCPKNGAMILYGHRVADDEEGCLPGLRPSWLTEHLDYLSRHYHFLPLSQLLDCYERHQSIPSNSVVITFDDGFRDNFTNAYPILQQYHVPATVFLATGCVSSGNLPWPQTVGYLFQETKVDSLCHRTTREIPVTLKSPMDRNTARITVRKALGPMPRVEREQSIAELSRLLQVEIPRERMLSWDQVETMQKGGIEFGAHSFSHPWMALLSPEEARWEMETSLHEIQHRCGIARPPFVFPAGSYTPDLVKMAVSVGFRCVFQSHHSLRVNQIGVNDQFSLSRIGLPNAPGVILEAELDGPFHALRGLYRS